A region of Betta splendens chromosome 13, fBetSpl5.4, whole genome shotgun sequence DNA encodes the following proteins:
- the ift20 gene encoding intraflagellar transport protein 20 homolog isoform X1 produces MAKTPLAEAGFYFDELNKLRVLEPDVSQKTLELKEECKEFVDKIGQFQEKVGGLIELVDELAKEAETEKMKAIGARNLLKSVAKQREAQQQQLQALIAEKKMQLERPVNQGRKSASLQLMELICRGSCLWSEVSMTRAQLQ; encoded by the exons ATGGCCAAAACCCCCTTAGCCGAGgcgggcttttattttgatgaacTCAACAAGCTCCGTGTACTGGAGCCTGATGTCAGCCAGAAGACCTTGGAGCTTAAGGAGGAGTGTAAAGAATTTGTAGACA AAATTGGACAGTTTCAGGAGAAAGTCGGAGGTCTCATTGAGCTGGTTGATGAACTGGcaaaagaggcagagacagaaaaaatgaAG GCAATAGGAGCCAGAAACCTGCTAAAGTCGGTTGCTAAACAGAGGGAGGCTCAACAACAGCAACTTCAGGCTCTTAttgctgaaaaaaaaatgcaacttGAGAG gCCTGTAAATCAGGGGAGGAAATCGGCTTCACTCCAACTGATGGAGCTGATTTGTAgaggttcctgcctttggagcgAGGTGTCCATGACAAgggcgcagctgcagtag
- the ift20 gene encoding intraflagellar transport protein 20 homolog isoform X6: protein MAKTPLAEAGFYFDELNKLRVLEPDVSQKTLELKEECKEFVDKIGQFQEKVGGLIELVDELAKEAETEKMKAIGARNLLKSVAKQREAQQQQLQALIAEKKMQLERTLAAAF from the exons ATGGCCAAAACCCCCTTAGCCGAGgcgggcttttattttgatgaacTCAACAAGCTCCGTGTACTGGAGCCTGATGTCAGCCAGAAGACCTTGGAGCTTAAGGAGGAGTGTAAAGAATTTGTAGACA AAATTGGACAGTTTCAGGAGAAAGTCGGAGGTCTCATTGAGCTGGTTGATGAACTGGcaaaagaggcagagacagaaaaaatgaAG GCAATAGGAGCCAGAAACCTGCTAAAGTCGGTTGCTAAACAGAGGGAGGCTCAACAACAGCAACTTCAGGCTCTTAttgctgaaaaaaaaatgcaacttGAGAG
- the ift20 gene encoding intraflagellar transport protein 20 homolog isoform X5, with the protein MAKTPLAEAGFYFDELNKLRVLEPDVSQKTLELKEECKEFVDKIGQFQEKVGGLIELVDELAKEAETEKMKAIGARNLLKSVAKQREAQQQQLQALIAEKKMQLERELKEPA; encoded by the exons ATGGCCAAAACCCCCTTAGCCGAGgcgggcttttattttgatgaacTCAACAAGCTCCGTGTACTGGAGCCTGATGTCAGCCAGAAGACCTTGGAGCTTAAGGAGGAGTGTAAAGAATTTGTAGACA AAATTGGACAGTTTCAGGAGAAAGTCGGAGGTCTCATTGAGCTGGTTGATGAACTGGcaaaagaggcagagacagaaaaaatgaAG GCAATAGGAGCCAGAAACCTGCTAAAGTCGGTTGCTAAACAGAGGGAGGCTCAACAACAGCAACTTCAGGCTCTTAttgctgaaaaaaaaatgcaacttGAGAG